Below is a genomic region from Papio anubis isolate 15944 chromosome 14, Panubis1.0, whole genome shotgun sequence.
CAGGTGGGTCCTGTGAGTCAGGGTGCAAAGTGCTATTTTGGTATTATTTGCTCTATCACTTAGATTATGTTAGGCATAGTGATGTGTATCTCTGGAACCACCTTATTTAGTTCCTGGTAGTCTACTCTCATGATCCAGGTGCCATCAGGTTTTCTTACTGGCCGTACGGGACTCTAGAAAGGACTCTGGAATGGCCATATAACATTAACTCTGGCCATCTCCTGCACGGTGTCTGTCATTTCTTTTATCTCACCAGGAAGATAGTATTGTTTCACATTAAAAAACACAGTGGAGGAGGAAGGTGTGCCAGTTCCCATTTTGCTTACCctcttaaaatagcttttatcacCCAAACTCATGGGTCAGTTCCCTCACAGACATTTGTAAAGTGCATTCTAAGTGGACTGAAGTTGTTTTctggaataaatgagataaaaacatataataaGTGGGGGTACTCTGCCCaatacaaagaaggaaaggagCTCGTTTCACTCAGATTGTTCGCCCCCCTTAACCGTCCACAGCTGCTCACTTACCAGGATGTCTCTTTGGGTCTCCACAGAGTATGGTGCATTTTTCACCTGTGTCCACTAAAGCTAAACCTTTCTGCTTGTTTTTTGAACTTCAATAGATTGTGAGATCCACGTGGGGCCTCTGTTTGCGCCCTATTGCTGGCAGGTAGAGGCAACAGTCTCTAGGCTGGGGGGGAGTCGCCCCTGGAATGCAGAGAGATTGGGGTTCTTTTATGTGAagtttcctcttcttctccctaTTATGGTGGGGCACTAGGAAGTAGTCTAACATGTTGATCAGGTGCCAGGTTTTTCCAAAGGCCCCCTAATACAGTGTTGTGTTTCTGatctattttttgtcttctcCAACTGAGATCAGATCATACCATATCTGCTTCCTGGTAATCCTAACTAGGCCATTCATTCCTCCCTTTTTTAGTCTGGCAGACTTGACTTCTCCttctccaccccctccccacacaccccccccaaaaccttttttttcttagtaaccAGACAGACcttatctctttccttttcattttctccaagtTAGCTACAGCTTCCTCATGTAATATATATCTTGTCCCACAAGAGGGATTAAGAGGCATAGGAAAAAATCATACCAGTTCCAGGGGTGGTGGGGACGGGGCAGCTTGCAacaacttattattattatatatttcttttgccCATAGTAAGCACAGCCTTATCTGGTCCTGCAAATTGCTGATCATAGATGGCCTGAGCATGCCCAACGCCTTTGAATTTGTCCTTGTTTCCTCCAGAGTTCACCATGCCAGagtttgacccagaaattccccTACATTTGGCCAAGCCTCTGTCACAGCCAGGATAATCTGATCTATGAGACTATGCTTTCTCTCAACAGTTCCAGCACTATGCAACGTCGTCTCAAAGGGGATTGAGTGGTTACAGTACTCATTTTATCAGCTTCACTTTCTGCTAAGAAGATGCCATCCACACTAGGGTTTCTTAGCTGCATCATCTATGTGGCTCAGTTTTCTATTGGCTGCTGTTTGAAAGTTTCACTATGTTCAATAATTCTGCCAAGGTGTAATTTTGGACATTGAAGTTTTCCTGAAAAGGCTGTCCATTACTGCCTGGCTGCAGGCGTTgggcttttgttttccattgcatGAGAGGTCTTGCTCTCAAAAGGGAAGGATAATTATCCTCCTCCTGAGATATGTCTTCATCTCACTCACTAATTGGTTTCTAAAGACAACAAGTCTTAATATTCCAGTCCAATTTAGGAAGAAAAGCTTGCACTTTTGGCCAACACAGCTCTTTCCCACGTAACTGTACAAAGCAGCAGGCTAAGGGTGCCAGGTGGGTATCCTGAGTTTTGAGCTTATCTGCCAGACTAGATGCAAACATGGATGTGGAGGTCCtcatatccttttcttttttttttttttttttttttgagacggagtctcctgcctcagcctcccgagtagctgggactacaggtgcccgccacctcagctcacggctagttttttgtattttttagtagaaacggggtttcaccgtgttagccaggatggtctcgatctcctgacctcgtgatccgcccgtctcggcctcccaaagtgctgggattacaggcttgagccaccgcgcccggcccctcatATCCTTTTCTAACTGTAATTCTTCCTCTAGTCTTCGTACCTTCACCTCAGCTGCTAACTACACTTCTGTGGCCATTCCCACAATCCGTAACAGTGGCCAACCCTCTGTCGCAGCCACCTGGTGGACCTTCTTACCCCAGCGAGCTGTAAGACTCTCTACTAACGAGCATTCTAGACCCTCCAGCATTTTCAGGGCATCCCTGTACTCACATGATGGTCCACAGGCATCTAGAAAGCAGGCAACACCACCCCACATCGATGAGGGGGGCCCTCCAGGATTTCCTCCACACATGCTTCCTGCCCTTTGCCCATACTTTGGTTCTTGGACCCCTCTTGACTGACTCCCCAGGTGTTTCATAAATGACCACATATGCAAAGCAAACACCAAACACAAAACGAGCCAAGAAACTAAAGAATGAGGTGGAAAAGTCCAGTTTGTCAGTACAGGGTGATTTGCTGGGGAACGTACAAACAGAAGCATGGTCTTGGTGGCCACAGGACAGGGAGATCTCCACACTGTTACTCCCTGGCCCCAGGGCTTATGTACCACAGGGAAAGAGTGCACACGCTCTATAGAGACAGTTAGAGGCGACCCTTCCAAACAGACAAGAATTCTGTGTTCACTATAGCCTATAATTTGTGCAAAGACCTCAAGATTGTTTTTATCTAATGGCAAGATTTCTAGTAAGTATATGTTCTTACCCTAAGGACGGTAAATAACGTAGGAATTAGGAAGCATTCCCAGGACTGGGGCTAATCAAAAGTCAGCATGGCAGATTAGCACCCAAGATGGAGTCACTTTCATCTCCACAGTGTCTTTGAATCTAAGTCAATTTATTCATACCTTATAAatagattttgttattgttgttttaattcacACTGACGATATGTGCCTTTGATTGCATTGTTTTATTAAATCATGGGTAATGGTATTATTGATGCTGTTGGTGTAATGGAATGAATGGTGTTCCCACAAAATTAATTCATTGAAGTCCTAATATCAGTACTTCAGAATTTAACAGTATATGAAGATAGGATTACAAAATAATTATgcctgaatattttattaatctaatttattattcatttagcCATTCATTCCAGGAGTGCCATTTAACCAACATTGCTGGCCACCAAGCCTCTAGTCATTCCAACACCAATGATTTCAACACTGTAGATCTGACAATTCTCAAATTATCACTTCAGTCATAGCTTCAACTTATATAATAAAGCACAGGTGTGCCCTCTTCAGACCACAGGTATGTGAACCCCTCCACATATTGCCTCCAGTATTTGAACTTGCAAACAAAGGAGAACTTCTCCTTACAAGAATCTTCCTTCCATTTCTTGAATCCTATAAGTCAATGAGAAGATTCAGGCTGAGGGGACCAGAATGTGTTACCCTCCTGGCTGCAGGACTCagcaaaaataaagaggaaacacTCCTCCATTTCCTGAATGAAGAGTTCACTCTTCCTCTATCCCAGTCCCCAGGTCAATCCTCAGAGATAAATAGGAAAGGATGGCAATAAGTGTGTGGTTTCTGTGCCTCTTACCTGAACTTGGAGTCAGGCTAGCACAGTAGGCAGTATTGGCACAGCTTGGGGCTCCAGTGTCCCACGATTTGTAGGAGACCAGGGACCCACTGCTCCAGTGCCAATGGCAGTTCTAGATGGGGAAGGGCCAGAACAGGGGCAGATGTGACTCAAAAAGAGATGGAAACACCTGGTTTGTGTTCACACTCAGAAACAGGTCAATACTATAAGACAAGAATAaaccttcctttttctctaagTGTCATATTATTTCCTCCACATTTTCTCTAAGCTGCTTCTTTCCTGGAATGTTCATCTACCTCTCTGTGTCCTGCCAAACATTAAGTGTTCTAAATTTGCCACAGAGAACCATGAAACCTCATTATTGAAACTGGTTCCTGGTTTTTCTTTCCTGAGGCCCCAAAAGTTCATATCCAGCATAGCATTAGATGGCCATTAGTTGttgatatattatttatatcaaCCTTGCGGTTCCTGATTGCCAGCAGTAGATTCTCCTCCTCTATTCTCTTTTACTATATGGTCCACAAAAGTCTCTTCTATAACACAGATGATAACACAATAGATAAGAGGTACATAATAGATACTTAAAGATGCTACCCTAGAAGTAGACAGAATGAGTATATCTGTGAATGCCTGAAACACAGAGGAAATTCAGCCTTAAGCTTATCTCTAAGAACCTATAGAGAACTGAACCTTAATATCCTTTATGTTATAGGATTTATAGAGAGGTTGCTTTTATCATAATATGGTAAAAACTGGTGCTTGAGGAGCCAGACGTCGGATCTCCATCTTCTCTCTGGAACCTGATAATCAGAAGGTAGAAGATGCAGCAGACTGACCCGGTGGGGGTCATAGAGGCCAATCCAGACATTGCCATCCTTGGTGCCACTCTCTTTAATCAGCGAAGCCACAAAGGCAacctcagcctgggtgagcaCAGACACCAGGTTACCCGAATTCATGTTCTGGCAGTAGAGctgttgcagaagaaaatggagCACTCAGTGATGGAGGAAAGTGTAGGAGACACATTGAGCCCTCCCAGAAGATCTGTCAGTAAAAGGACAGCACAGAAATGTCCCAGATGATGCTGTCACTGACCACAAGCATCTCTGTGCTGAATGACGGGATAAAGTAGATTGGAAAGTTTTGGGCTGATGATCGGATAGGGAGGGGACAAGTCTCATCTCATATCAGCCACTGAACACACTGGAGAGTGGCAGCTTCCCCTCCCTTCATGAGCCTCCCTTCCCACACTGCTCTCCTCACTCACATCTGCATCAACCCAGATCTCAAGGTCTTCATTAAAGTAGTAACAGTAGGAGCCACAGGCATTGGTGCCTTCTGGGCAGCTGATCCGGGCCTTGGGCAACTCAGCCTGGCCCTCCTGTCCTGGGAAAAGAGACAATTAAGAAAGACCCTCAGGGCAAGGGAAAGGCTAAGAGATGAGGTAGGAGCTTCTGAGGATTCTTTATAGGAATAGAAGGATGCTATAGGTCATGAAGCGATTGGTCACTACTGCCCTCCTACATCTTACCTATAGTCTCTCAAGATGTCTTTGCTCAAGACAAGAGCACACAATGAATAGGTTCATGAAATGAAGCTCTTCCTATTGTCCCATTGTCCCTTTTACATATGGGGCTCAGGCTTTTTCTGCCTCGAAGTACTCAGGCTTCTGCCTTTCTTAAGCTTGTCCGGTTTCTCTACACACAAAGCTCTCCTCAGTTCCCCATTCCACGAATGACTGCATACAGATATCCCCAAAGCCCCCATCATGAGTAGTGTTAATATGATCAACCAATGCCACCTGCAGTGCTCACTGATAAGGGGTCTTGCTAAGTTCCATCTCTAACTCCCTAATGAGGTGAGGATGTTTTTGAAAGGGATGAGATCAGCAATAACTGTCACTGAACAACACAAAACAACCCCTGAACTTGACTCTGCTTTTTCTCAAGTGAACTCGTATGCATGAGGATGGAGTGAGGGCTTCAGTGCTGGGGTTGTGGGAGATGTGTATGGGGGAAAGAAATCTCACCTTGGTTCAGAGACAGAAACAT
It encodes:
- the LOC101007254 gene encoding lithostathine-1-alpha-like, with product MTQTNSCFMLISCLMFLSLNQGQEGQAELPKARISCPEGTNACGSYCYYFNEDLEIWVDADVSEESSVGREAHEGRGSCHSPVCSVADMR